The Vicia villosa cultivar HV-30 ecotype Madison, WI linkage group LG1, Vvil1.0, whole genome shotgun sequence genome includes a region encoding these proteins:
- the LOC131614354 gene encoding uncharacterized protein At3g28850-like: MKGVKGKLLKKLKSIKQIGYLKPDRVLQVKSIDGYADFLPKISSFNISNPFVSGENEGKKIVENCENLKEGEPEIVDVSELMKGLEEDEEMVLDDDGNNENKENIPISVSQRCVPEETESKQSEVLRDKKPPLLPRGNSDRKRKISFSESDEMSFRRPDLNSGSLFDPKLLAAFEEAVKEHSRMTEEQRKARVEEESLQEVKFVDDEVEVDPLLLFEEKCPPGGDGTVIFYTTSLTGIRKTYEDCNRIRFLLQSFKVLYLERDVSMHREFKDELWSILGEKIVPPRLFVKGRYIGAAEEVMSLHEQGKLKRILEGVPLDWSNGPCDSCGGLRFVMCFQCNGSHKIFAKEEKETSECLQCNENGLVVCAYCG; the protein is encoded by the coding sequence ATGAAGGGAGTGAAAGGAAAGTTGCTGAAGAAGCTGAAATCAATCAAACAGATTGGATATCTAAAGCCAGATCGAGTTCTTCAGGTGAAATCCATTGATGGGTATGCAGATTTTCTCCCAAAGATTTCATCTTTCAATATATCGAACCCGTTTGTTTCTGGAGAAAACGAGGGTAAGAAAATTGTCGAGAATTGCGAGAATTTGAAGGAGGGAGAACCCGAGATCGTTGATGTGTCAGAGCTCATGAAAGGTcttgaggaagatgaagaaatggTATTGGATGATGATGGTAACAATGAAAACAAAGAGAATATCCCTATTTCGGTTTCTCAGAGATGTGTTCCAGAAGAAACAGAGTCGAAACAGAGCGAGGTTTTGAGAGATAAGAAGCCACCACTGTTGCCGAGAGGTAATTCTGATAGAAAAAGGAAAATTTCGTTTTCGGAGAGTGATGAAATGTCGTTCCGGAGACCGGATTTGAATTCGGGCAGCTTGTTTGATCCGAAGCTACTCGCTGCTTTCGAGGAAGCGGTGAAGGAGCATTCTAGAATGACAGAGGAACAGAGGAAGGCCAGAGTTGAAGAAGAGTCTTTACAGGAAGTAAAatttgttgatgatgaagttgAAGTTGATCCTTTGTTGTTGTTTGAAGAGAAATGTCCACCGGGTGGTGATGGAACTGTGATTTTCTACACAACATCACTTACAGGAATCAGAAAGACTTATGAAGACTGCAACAGAATTCGTTTCCTTCTACAAAGTTTCAAGGTTTTGTATCTTGAGAGAGATGTGTCGATGCATAGAGAGTTTAAGGATGAGTTGTGGAGTATTTTGGGTGAGAAAATTGTGCCTCCGAGGCTTTTTGTTAAGGGGAGATATATAGGTGCAGCTGAGGAAGTTATGAGTTTGCATGAACAAGGGAAGTTGAAGAGAATTCTTGAAGGGGTTCCATTGGATTGGTCGAAtggtccttgtgattcttgtggTGGTTTAAGGTTTGTGATGTGCTTTCAATGCAATGGTAGCCATAAGATTTTTGCTAAGGAAGAGAAAGAGACTAGTGAGTGTTTGCAGTGTAATGAGAATGGATTGGTTGTGTGTGCTTATTGTGGCTAG